Proteins found in one Carassius auratus strain Wakin chromosome 12, ASM336829v1, whole genome shotgun sequence genomic segment:
- the LOC113111365 gene encoding protein BCCIP homolog, whose amino-acid sequence MASSAKRRAIETGQNPQDRDESSDEGLEDSGEEDNENSEEEINEEVIVDFEAHTISDNDFHGIKTLLQQLFLKSHVNTSDLTDVIIQQNHIGSVIRQAEVPEDSDDEGDPDEVFGVISMVNLTERQGVECLEQLKDMLLEQCAKSSSPDVQERFEQLLLGNGQSVGLLLSERFVNVPPQIALPMHKQLQKEMAEAQRTNKPSGKCHFCLMISKTCKPAKKSRSGAAQPKDELLFVNDEEEFFYEQATLKFSYCVQDEADSCATGKWSFEDVPMKPFRTVMVIPMDKMGAIIDKMTEYLSV is encoded by the exons ATGGCTTCATCTGCGAAGAGGCGAGCTATTGAAACGGGACAAAACCCTCAAGACAGGGATGAAAGCTCGGACGAGGGTCTGGAAGACTCTGGCGAAGAGGACAATGAGAATTCAGAAGAAGAAATAAACGAG GAGGTTATCGTGGACTTTGAGGCACACACGATATCTGACAACGACTTTCACGGCATTAAAACCCTTCTGCAGCAG CTGTTCCTGAAGTCTCACGTGAACACATCTGATCTGACTGACGTCATCATCCAGCAGAATCACATCGGCAGCGTCATCAGG CAAGCGGAGGTACCGGAGGACAGCGATGACGAGGGCGACCCGGACGAGGTGTTTGGGGTCATCAGCATGGTGAACCTCACCGAGAGACAG GGTGTGGAGTGTCTGGAGCAGCTGAAGGACATGCTTTTAGAGCAGTGTGCCAAAAGCAGCTCCCCGGATGTTCAGGAGCGCTTCGAGCAGCTGCTGCTGGGTAACGGTCAATCTGTCGGGCTGCTGCTGAGCGAGAGATTCGTCAACGTCCCGCCACAGATCGCCCTCCCCATGCACAAACAACTTCA GAAGGAAATGGCCGAAGCACAAAGGACCAATAAACCCAGCGGTAAATGCCATTTCTGCTTGATGATCAGTAAAACCTGCAAACCAGCGAAGAAGAGCAGATCCGGAGCAGCTCAACCCAAAGACGAGCTGCTGTTCGTGAACGACGAGGAGGAGTTCTTCTACGAG CAAGCCACTCTGAAGTTCAGCTACTGCGTCCAGGACGAGGCCGACTCCTGTGCGACGGGAAAGTGGTCTTTCGAAGACGTACCGATGAAACCGTTCCGCACCGTGATGGTGATCCCGATGGACAAGATGGGAGCCATCATCGATAAAATGACCGAATATCTGAGCGTCTGA
- the LOC113111368 gene encoding WW domain-binding protein 2-like has translation MALNNNHSESGGVIINNSESVLMSYENVELVFSDAERLPEAFRKSKKGSIYLTPYRMIFLTKGKDPLQSFMMPFYLLKGCEVKQPVLGANYINGTISAEPGGGWEGSATFKLIFVAGGAIEFGQYMLQVAAQASRGQPVTVNYGCPHIANGAYAYPPPPPSANGMYSAAPPPPGYAYPGPPPPGGFYPSAPGFDGPAAYMPPPPYTAPPDPDLPRSAAAEAKAAEAAASSSATTFAPTRVYLPEDKPPPYSPPEDKKNQ, from the exons ATGGCCCTCAACAACAATCATTCTGAATCTGGAGGAGTTATCATCAACAACAGCGAAAG TGTCTTGATGTCTTATGAGAATGTGGAGCTGGTGTTCAGTGATGCAGAACGCTTGCCAGAAGCCTTCAGAAAAAGCAAGAAGGGAAGCATCTACCTGACGCCTTACAGG ATGATCTTCTTGACTAAAGGGAAGGACCCTCTGCAGTCGTTCATGATGCCGTTTTATCTTCTGAAGGGCTGTGAGGTCAAACAGCCGGTGCTCGGCGCCAACTACATCAACGGGACGATCAGCGCCGAGCCTGGAG GCGGCTGGGAAGGCTCTGCAACCTTCAAGTTGATTTTTGTTGCCGGAGGAGCGATCGAGTTTGGACAGTACATGCTACAGGTGGCAGCACAGG CATCCAGAGGGCAACCAGTGACTGTCAATTACGGCTGTCCTCACATTGCAAACGGGGCGTACGCttaccctcctcctcctccgtctgCTAACGGCATGTATTCGGCCGCTCCTCCTCCGCCTGGATACGCCTACCCTGGACCTCCACCTCCAG GTGGATTTTACCCCAGCGCTCCTGGCTTTGACGGACCAGCAGCCTACATGCCTCCTCCGCCGTACACCGCTCCTCCAGACCCAGATCTGCCCAGAAGCGCCGCAG CTGAAGCAAAAGCAGCTGAAGCTGCAGCGAGTTCCAGCGCGACTACGTTTGCTCCGACACGGGTCTACCTGCCCGAG GACAAGCCTCCACCGTACTCTCCACCTGAAGATAAGAAGAACCAGTAG
- the LOC113111366 gene encoding tripartite motif-containing protein 65-like: MMDDHVQCIICFYPFKYPVTIPCGHTFCKACILRFWDRKDKDFYCPCCKKSFETKPELNRNVSLSMITEISTHSPVKTDVSAGASLHTDRDLDPEQICERHQKPLVIYCRSDSMCVCYECSVNQCKDHDTILVEGERKNRVAELKKKSAEFKKHQETIERNRQELMENMETAKVSLQQTSQWVNTKFSQLIKVLTDKQEMTELFLEQQEVTLLQAQERLDALEERATQLTALQEEIRNLCSLPSCQLIKDSRLIEVPHFINVPVEVHVSVQEKLMPVTEILSRVSKLVCEDLERAVQVSAGQDKEDSPQDKRPVLAVVPSPATPSNPAEREGLNAYRCNLTFDPRTANAHLRLTQSNRRAEHLISGPRPVLDDESRFDHTWQVLCFQSFTHGQHYWELEVSKPWAYVGVTYPNIPRKEKGKRCMVGMNDLSWSLQLDERQLSAWHAGCKESVAGQLQPNAQPLRIGMLLDYEAGTLTYYAEGQIRLHAFHCAFTQALLPACWIGEGVTITLCEPRA, translated from the exons ATGATGGATGATCATGTCCAGTGCATAATCTGCTTCTATCCATTTAAATACCCTGTGACCATCCCATGCGGTCACACCTTCTGCAAGGCCTGCATCCTCAGATTTTGGGATAGGAAGGACAAAGACTTCTACTGTCCTTGTTGTAAAAAATCCTTTGAAACAAAGCCTGAGCTGAATCGAAACGTGTCTCTGTCGATGATAACGGAGATCAGCACACACAGTCCGGTTAAGACGGATGTGAGCGCAGGAGCCTCGCTCCACACGGATCGGGATCTGGATCCGGAGCAGATCTGTGAGCGGCACCAGAAGCCTCTGGTCATCTACTGCAGGAGCGACAGCATGTGTGTTTGCTACGAGTGCTCTGTGAACCAGTGCAAGGACCACGATACGATTTTGGTGGAAGGAGAACGGAAGAATAGAGTG GCAGAATTGAAGAAAAAGAGTGCAGAATTTAAGAAACACCAGGAAACTATTGAGAGAAACCGCCAGGAGCTGATGGAGAACATGGAGACGGCGAAG GTGTCACTACAGCAGACGTCTCAGTGGGTGAACACCAAGTTCTCACAGCTGATAAAGGTGCTGACAgacaaacaggaaatgacagaGCTTTTTCTGGAACAGCAGGAAGTGACTCTGTTGCAGGCTCAGGAGCGGCTGGATGCACTGGAGGAGAGAGCGACGCAGCTCACAGCCCTTCAGGAGGAGATCAGAAACCTGTGTTCCCTCCCTTCCTGCCAGCTCATCAAg GACTCCAGGCTCATAGAGGTCCCACACTTCATTAATGTTCCTGTGGAGGTGCATGTGAGCGTACAGGAGAAACTGATGCCCGTCACTGAAATCCTGTCCCGTGTGTCCAAGCTGGTGTGTGAGGATCTGGAGAGAGCCGTTCAGGTGTCAGCAGGACAGGATAAAGAGG ACTCTCCTCAAGATAAGAGGCCAGTTCTGGCTGTCGTCCCCAGTCCTGCGACCCCATCGAATCCAGCCGAGAGAGAGGGACTGAACGCAT ACCGCTGCAACCTGACCTTTGACCCCCGCACTGCCAACGCTCACCTACGGCTCACCCAGAGCAACAGGAGGGCGGAGCATCTGATCTCCGGGCCCCGCCCCGTCCTGGATGATGAGTCCCGCTTCGACCACACCTGGCAGGTGTTGTGTTTCCAGAGCTTCACTCACGGCCAGCACTACTGGGAGCTGGAGGTGTCCAAACCCTGGGCGTATGTGGGCGTGACGTACCCGAACATCCCGCGCAAGGAGAAGGGCAAGCGCTGCATGGTGGGGATGAACGATCTGTCGTGGAGCCTCCAGCTGGACGAGCGGCAGCTGAGTGCGTGGCACGCCGGATGCAAGGAGTCCGTCGCCGGTCAGCTGCAGCCGAACGCTCAGCCGCTGCGCATCGGGATGCTTCTGGACTACGAGGCCGGGACGCTGACGTACTACGCCGAGGGACAGATCCGGCTGCACGCCTTCCACTGCGCCTTTACACAAGCGCTGCTCCCGGCCTGCTGGATCGGGGAGGGCGTCACCATCACACTCTGTGAACCACGAGCTTAA